One Verrucomicrobiales bacterium genomic window, GCGATCCGAGAACTCCAGCCCTCTCCAGAGCCTGGAGGATGGTCCGGCCTCTTGTCTTGAGAATGTTCGATGCCCACCATTTCGGTGGTGCATATCATCAGCGGGTTTTGAGTGAGGCTGGAATTTCGGCTCGACGTAGTTTTTTCGTTCCTTATTCCGTTGATACTCCTCACTTCTCGGCTCTCGCCGATGATCCATCGCAGATCGCCGAAGCTTGCCAGATCCGCCAGCGGTTGGGGTGGAGCGCGGCCTCCCCGGTTCTCCTATTTCTTGCCCAGCATAGCTGGGTTAAGGGGCCGGATATCATGCTGGACATTGCCGCAATCGGCCAGCGGACGATGCCGGATCTTAAGTTGATTATGGCTGGAAATGGTGTCATGACTGAACATTTGAAGACACAGGCAGGTTTGAAACTACGGCCAGGAAGCTGGCATTTCCCTGGTTTTGTTAGCAGCAAGAAAACCGTACCCTGGTATTTGGCTTCCGATCTGGTTGTTTTTCCTTCTCGCTACGATACGTGGTCACGTGCTGTGAATGAGGCTATGTTGTGTCGGAGAGCTTGTCAGGTTTCGCATCTTGTAGGTGCTGCTGGTGGGCTTGTGGATGATGGGGTGAATGGGATGGTTGTGCAGGGACTGGAGCCCAACCACCACGCCGAGAGTATGCTGAGCTACTTGCGGGCTCCATGGGACTTCCGCCGACGATTCGGGGATGAAGCGAGGAATCGTGCCCTCGAATTCTCATATGAAAACCATTCTAACGACCTGCGGAGGAGTTTCATAGAGACTGCCACAAACCCCACTTCGCGAACCGCCGCTCAAAAGCATAGGTTCGATTAGACGAAAACTCCGTGCTTATTTAGCCCCTGAGTTTACCGCCGTGCCTCCTTCGGCATCGAAGGTAAAACCTCGGCTGAATGGCCCAAGTCAGGTGGCCCTGACCTCTGTCGCAAGACGGTTTCGAATAGGCATAGAGTTTAATTGCCATTCCCGGGGAGAAAGGAAACTTGGAACATGCGAGCAATTCGCCATATCACACCGCGCTATATCATTAATCGCTTGGCCGTTATGGCTTACCAATGGAGCAACCCAACCGTTCCTTGGCTTACAAGATCGGCCAATGCTATTCTTCTATCTTGGCTGAAGCCCACCGACCGTGGACTAGAGTGGGGGAGTGGACGCAGTACCGTTTGGCTTGCGGGGAATGTCGCCCATCTAACAACCATTGAGGAGGATCCGTGTTGGGGAGAGTCGGTAAAGACTTCCTTGTGTTCCGCAGGCTTGTCTCAACGTGTAGACCTCATCCTTGCAACGATCGCCGATCATGACACCGCGGCTGGGAGTTCGCCATATGTCCGAGCAGCCGATCTCATTCCGCCAGGAAGTCTCGATTTTTGTATCGTCGACGGGGCAGTGCGGGATCACTGCGCCATACTAGCGCTGTCTCGATTACGAGAAGGTGGGTTGCTGATCATCGACAACGTTGAGCGCTACTTGCCTCGAGTGTTGCCTTCTAGCAGTCCCAACGCCAGGTCACTTGATGATGGACCTGCTAGTAATGTTTGGAGGCTTTTCATGATGTCTGTCGCCGAGTGGCGCTGTATTTGGACTACAGATGGCATATCTGATACCGCGATTTGGGTTAAACCGTTCGACAGTCAGCCGAATGAAACCCGCACCCGGAGAATGGAAGCGTCGGAGGCTGAGAAGTGAGACTTCGATCTGCAGTTAAGGAAGGGGTGTATGCGATGACCAATTGGGTAGGTCTGCCTGTCATCGGTCGGCTGTGGATGCGATCAGGGCTCCGAATTCTTACCTACCACAGCTTCGGAGCGGCAGAAGAGTTTCCTTATTTAAATCGAATGCCCATAGCACGATTCAAGCGACAGATAGACCACCTTGAACGTCACTATCGGATAGTCAGCTTGGAAGAGGCCTTGTCGCGCTGCAAAACGGATGAAAGGTTAGATGATCGACGTCCCATGGTCGCTATCACTGTCGACGATGGCTATTCCGACAATTACGAAGTTCTTTACGGGCTGGCTCGTGACCGGAACATACCTGTCACGGTGTTCCTGGCAACTAACTACCTGGATAGCGGCTGCCTGCCGTGGCCTACCCGGGTCGACGCACTGGTGCGAGCTGCAGGGATTAGCGGATTGGCTGCTCTCATGCAGACATTGCTAGATGACACAACGGATGCTTCGAAAGCCTCAATCGCATTGAAGCGAAAACTTAGTATTCTTTCACCTGATGCTCGAGAAGACACCCTCGTGAAGATTGAGTCGGCCCTTCAGCCCGCCATCTATAAGCCGATTGGGCCTTTGTCCTGGCAGCAAGT contains:
- a CDS encoding glycosyltransferase family 4 protein; this encodes MFDAHHFGGAYHQRVLSEAGISARRSFFVPYSVDTPHFSALADDPSQIAEACQIRQRLGWSAASPVLLFLAQHSWVKGPDIMLDIAAIGQRTMPDLKLIMAGNGVMTEHLKTQAGLKLRPGSWHFPGFVSSKKTVPWYLASDLVVFPSRYDTWSRAVNEAMLCRRACQVSHLVGAAGGLVDDGVNGMVVQGLEPNHHAESMLSYLRAPWDFRRRFGDEARNRALEFSYENHSNDLRRSFIETATNPTSRTAAQKHRFD
- a CDS encoding class I SAM-dependent methyltransferase; the encoded protein is MRAIRHITPRYIINRLAVMAYQWSNPTVPWLTRSANAILLSWLKPTDRGLEWGSGRSTVWLAGNVAHLTTIEEDPCWGESVKTSLCSAGLSQRVDLILATIADHDTAAGSSPYVRAADLIPPGSLDFCIVDGAVRDHCAILALSRLREGGLLIIDNVERYLPRVLPSSSPNARSLDDGPASNVWRLFMMSVAEWRCIWTTDGISDTAIWVKPFDSQPNETRTRRMEASEAEK
- a CDS encoding polysaccharide deacetylase family protein — encoded protein: MTNWVGLPVIGRLWMRSGLRILTYHSFGAAEEFPYLNRMPIARFKRQIDHLERHYRIVSLEEALSRCKTDERLDDRRPMVAITVDDGYSDNYEVLYGLARDRNIPVTVFLATNYLDSGCLPWPTRVDALVRAAGISGLAALMQTLLDDTTDASKASIALKRKLSILSPDAREDTLVKIESALQPAIYKPIGPLSWQQVKEMRDVGVAFGSHTCLHSWLDKLGTAAVRTELSLSKSRIEAETGLPCSGLAYPNGNWNAQVAALARESGYRFALTQDRGINDLGEVVPYALRRIEIPFDEHIGSFACRVSNVAL